The Flammeovirga kamogawensis genome includes a region encoding these proteins:
- a CDS encoding PKD domain-containing protein, with amino-acid sequence MKRITNILSATTLSLLSLLTIEMKTIQLLLFILFLTNIKTTAQNIYPHTDPNNKGGWLLKEDVSDEFDESTLDDSKWWVQGQPLNGGTFYANNFKGRRPSQFVPHAVKVEDGYLFITTRWEPDFDFLDEPKNGEIYENITTGAIISKKTFQYGYMEIRCKVADAPLSSAFWSTGDTNTDSGDNGRNSGELDVFEHIGSSTKDPDVEYLYHTSFHDWRLPSNRPDYGLTCWDNQHRLDFKVAEDYHIWAAEWGEDYIKIYVDDKMIRCVTKAEIGEENWVMYGSQKVWVDNEVFPWKGIPTEDELKDEKCQFIVDYVRVWQKETPMVYQGCALEDNLVNNPSFEDGLEGWTVTDNDVTVINNTEESYDATQHVKFENGKSTTLSQEITVKPNTLYILSAYALSPNTNGLDKWDNAWLGIEKENGDKVEVKYFRNFWNRKSLQFTAEESTSKIKIFFTNANVGANAKEILLDQIELRETPPLFVEEIVPIADFSMEINSGNGVVQFKDQSEGVITTWEWDFGDSHSSTQQHPLHTFEEVGDYTIRLVVKNNGGSSSISKVITITENNTIEEQLSADFTIAKDTVFVNESITFKDTSIGDISSWKWEFGDDNEATSQNPSHSYNKEGTYIVQLTINNTSGTANTTKLITVISKDKPEIPTSITPFLERKVNIFPNPSTGNFFVELENWSTDIKMSVIDQNGKISYQKEFNSTQVNLVTDFKKGIYFIRLESKDFIITKKLIIL; translated from the coding sequence ATGAAAAGAATTACAAACATATTATCAGCTACCACACTATCTCTACTATCACTTTTAACTATTGAAATGAAAACGATACAACTACTACTTTTTATACTTTTCCTAACGAATATAAAAACAACTGCTCAAAATATCTATCCTCATACAGATCCTAACAACAAAGGAGGATGGTTATTAAAGGAAGATGTAAGTGATGAGTTTGATGAATCTACTCTAGATGATTCGAAATGGTGGGTACAGGGTCAACCACTTAATGGGGGAACTTTCTATGCCAATAATTTTAAAGGCAGACGCCCTTCACAATTTGTACCACATGCTGTAAAAGTAGAAGATGGATACTTGTTTATTACAACAAGATGGGAACCTGATTTTGATTTTTTAGATGAACCAAAGAATGGAGAAATCTATGAAAACATCACCACTGGTGCAATTATATCCAAAAAAACGTTTCAATATGGGTATATGGAAATCCGTTGTAAAGTAGCAGACGCTCCACTTTCAAGTGCTTTTTGGTCTACAGGAGATACAAATACCGACAGTGGTGATAATGGAAGAAACTCAGGTGAATTAGATGTATTTGAACACATTGGTAGTAGCACAAAAGACCCTGATGTTGAGTATTTATACCATACTTCTTTTCACGACTGGCGTCTACCAAGTAACCGCCCTGATTATGGTTTAACCTGTTGGGATAACCAACACCGCTTGGATTTTAAAGTTGCAGAAGATTACCACATTTGGGCTGCTGAATGGGGTGAAGACTATATTAAAATCTATGTAGATGATAAAATGATTCGATGTGTAACCAAAGCAGAAATAGGTGAAGAAAATTGGGTGATGTATGGTTCTCAAAAAGTTTGGGTAGACAATGAGGTTTTTCCGTGGAAAGGCATTCCTACTGAAGATGAATTAAAAGATGAGAAGTGTCAGTTTATTGTTGATTATGTAAGAGTTTGGCAAAAAGAAACACCAATGGTTTACCAAGGTTGTGCTCTAGAAGATAACTTAGTAAATAACCCTAGCTTTGAAGATGGTCTTGAAGGTTGGACAGTTACTGATAATGATGTAACCGTAATAAACAATACAGAAGAAAGCTACGATGCAACACAACATGTAAAGTTTGAAAATGGAAAGTCTACCACTCTATCTCAAGAAATTACTGTAAAACCAAATACTTTATATATCCTTTCTGCATACGCTTTATCTCCAAATACAAACGGCCTAGACAAATGGGATAACGCTTGGTTGGGTATTGAAAAAGAAAATGGTGACAAAGTAGAAGTTAAATACTTCAGAAATTTTTGGAATAGAAAAAGTCTACAATTTACTGCAGAAGAAAGCACCTCTAAAATTAAAATTTTCTTTACCAATGCTAATGTTGGTGCTAATGCAAAAGAAATACTTTTAGACCAAATAGAATTAAGAGAAACACCTCCTCTTTTTGTAGAAGAAATTGTTCCGATTGCAGACTTCAGCATGGAGATTAATTCGGGTAATGGAGTTGTACAATTTAAAGATCAATCAGAAGGTGTTATAACTACTTGGGAATGGGATTTTGGTGACAGTCATTCTTCTACCCAACAGCATCCTCTACACACTTTCGAAGAAGTCGGTGACTATACAATTCGATTAGTTGTAAAAAATAACGGTGGGTCATCATCTATCTCAAAAGTGATTACAATTACTGAAAATAATACTATTGAAGAACAATTGAGTGCCGATTTTACAATTGCAAAAGATACTGTTTTTGTAAATGAAAGTATCACTTTTAAAGACACCTCTATTGGTGACATTTCATCTTGGAAATGGGAATTTGGCGATGACAATGAGGCTACTTCTCAAAACCCATCACACAGTTATAATAAAGAAGGTACTTATATTGTTCAACTAACAATAAATAATACCAGCGGAACTGCCAATACCACTAAATTAATTACTGTTATATCAAAAGACAAACCTGAAATCCCTACTTCAATTACTCCTTTTTTAGAAAGAAAAGTAAATATATTTCCTAACCCTTCAACGGGAAATTTCTTTGTAGAATTAGAGAATTGGTCAACTGATATTAAAATGAGTGTAATTGATCAAAATGGAAAAATTTCTTACCAAAAAGAGTTCAACTCAACACAGGTAAATTTAGTAACTGACTTTAAAAAAGGCATCTACTTTATCAGGTTAGAAAGTAAAGATTTCATCATCACAAAGAAGCTAATCATTCTATAA
- a CDS encoding sulfatase, producing MRKSTINKLLRPLLLIGCIAFFTLPTEAQKKHKTPNILFVLIDDLGWKDLGVYGGKFIETPVTDQLAREGMRFTQAYASPVCSPTRASLVSGQNPIRHGIWEVLGVSDRPYAKLKSPKMATKLADDVDSYAELLNAEGYACGIVGKWHAGGKPQDVGFSKINKNISDPTLLKYIEENEMHELGEITAEGIQFIRDHKEEPFFLCVSHHAVHAPLYARTELIDKYNAKLRKTGISNIHPTYAAMVEMADESTGLLLDELKKQGLDKNTVVVYYSDNGGMDGDMYLAEPTPMATTMLPLRDQKGTLYEGGLRVPLIVKWPGEVVENTVSSVPVHSYDLFSTFIEIGKTKKPAQKVDGISLVPLLKQETATLNRDALYWHFPTNMWTRNPKGAIRKGDYKLIENYLTGEIELYDLADDIGETVNLVKQRPEKAKELYNDLKSWRDSFGGLMPTENPNYDRFREHEFDYYRWLDPAVFRKKKS from the coding sequence ATGAGAAAGTCAACTATTAATAAACTACTAAGACCTCTATTACTTATTGGTTGTATTGCTTTTTTTACTTTGCCTACTGAAGCACAAAAAAAGCATAAAACACCAAATATACTTTTTGTACTAATTGATGATTTAGGTTGGAAAGACCTAGGTGTTTATGGAGGTAAATTTATTGAGACCCCAGTAACAGATCAATTGGCTAGAGAAGGAATGCGTTTTACACAAGCATATGCCTCACCTGTTTGTTCTCCTACAAGAGCAAGTTTAGTATCTGGACAAAACCCTATTCGCCATGGTATTTGGGAAGTACTTGGTGTAAGTGACCGTCCGTATGCAAAATTAAAGTCGCCTAAAATGGCTACTAAATTAGCAGATGATGTAGACTCTTATGCTGAACTTTTAAATGCCGAAGGGTATGCTTGCGGAATTGTAGGTAAATGGCATGCTGGCGGGAAGCCTCAAGACGTTGGTTTTTCAAAAATTAATAAGAACATTTCAGACCCTACTTTACTAAAATATATAGAAGAAAACGAGATGCACGAACTTGGTGAAATTACCGCAGAGGGCATCCAATTTATACGTGATCATAAAGAAGAACCTTTCTTTTTATGTGTATCTCACCATGCTGTCCATGCTCCATTATATGCTAGAACTGAGCTTATAGATAAGTACAATGCAAAGTTAAGAAAAACGGGAATCTCAAATATCCATCCTACTTATGCTGCCATGGTAGAAATGGCAGACGAGTCGACTGGTTTACTTTTAGATGAACTTAAAAAACAGGGCTTAGATAAAAATACAGTTGTAGTTTATTATTCCGATAATGGCGGAATGGATGGTGATATGTATTTGGCAGAACCTACTCCAATGGCTACAACAATGTTACCACTAAGAGATCAAAAAGGTACACTTTATGAAGGTGGTTTGAGAGTTCCTTTGATTGTTAAATGGCCTGGTGAAGTGGTAGAAAATACTGTTAGTAGTGTTCCAGTTCATAGTTATGATCTATTCTCTACATTTATTGAAATTGGGAAAACAAAAAAGCCTGCACAAAAAGTAGATGGTATTAGTTTGGTCCCTTTGTTAAAACAGGAAACAGCAACTTTAAATAGAGATGCTCTGTATTGGCATTTCCCTACAAACATGTGGACCCGTAACCCTAAAGGTGCAATTAGAAAAGGGGATTACAAATTGATTGAAAATTACCTAACAGGAGAAATAGAGCTTTATGACCTTGCTGATGATATTGGTGAAACCGTGAATTTAGTAAAACAACGTCCTGAAAAAGCAAAAGAATTATACAATGATCTTAAAAGTTGGAGAGATAGTTTTGGCGGATTAATGCCAACAGAAAACCCCAATTATGATCGTTTTAGAGAACATGAATTTGATTATTACCGTTGGCTAGATCCTGCAGTATTTAGAAAGAAAAAATCTTAA
- a CDS encoding DUF2177 family protein: MKTTILKYLSVFVVYFIVDVTYQFAFGMNFSQNIQEQAGIREIFVTDIQNPVLLLIWFALITTAIVKLVVEPAVEAKDLKAAALKGLLLGVTAYGTLALPNGWSLANYPLALVIEVTMEGVLFAPIASVVTTWWLIKKED, translated from the coding sequence ATGAAAACTACTATTTTAAAATATTTAAGCGTATTTGTAGTTTACTTTATTGTAGATGTCACTTACCAGTTTGCTTTTGGAATGAACTTTAGCCAAAACATACAAGAACAAGCCGGCATAAGAGAAATCTTTGTAACAGATATTCAAAACCCTGTACTTCTCTTAATTTGGTTTGCCCTCATTACTACAGCCATCGTAAAACTTGTGGTTGAACCTGCTGTAGAAGCAAAAGATTTAAAAGCTGCTGCATTAAAAGGGTTATTACTTGGAGTTACTGCCTATGGAACGCTTGCATTACCTAATGGGTGGTCTTTAGCCAATTACCCTTTAGCATTAGTGATTGAGGTTACAATGGAAGGAGTACTCTTTGCTCCTATTGCCTCTGTAGTAACAACTTGGTGGTTAATTAAAAAAGAAGATTAA
- a CDS encoding Crp/Fnr family transcriptional regulator translates to MLNKFVTHINKYAPITTEEAEYAFAHFPVKEYKKNEVFFKEGSVATNIYFVIEGCVRLFYNVDGNEKTAFFFTEGKFLCANESFIKNTIAKENFQALENTTIMLFPKTLDPTIFTKFPNFEMIEKYALIDELITNNRIIESFVTKSPEERYIDLLKTNKALFQRVHQHYIASYLGISPQSLSRIRKRIASDDHN, encoded by the coding sequence ATGTTAAATAAGTTTGTAACCCATATTAATAAATACGCTCCTATTACTACAGAAGAAGCTGAATATGCATTTGCCCATTTTCCTGTAAAAGAATACAAGAAAAATGAAGTATTCTTTAAAGAGGGAAGTGTGGCTACAAATATCTATTTTGTTATAGAAGGTTGTGTACGGTTATTTTATAATGTGGATGGCAATGAGAAAACAGCCTTCTTTTTTACCGAAGGAAAGTTTTTATGCGCCAACGAAAGTTTTATCAAGAATACGATAGCAAAAGAGAACTTTCAAGCATTAGAAAACACAACAATAATGCTCTTTCCTAAAACATTAGACCCAACTATTTTCACCAAATTCCCAAATTTTGAAATGATAGAGAAATATGCTTTAATAGATGAATTAATTACAAATAATAGAATTATTGAATCTTTTGTTACTAAATCTCCTGAAGAAAGATACATCGATTTACTCAAAACAAATAAAGCATTATTTCAAAGAGTTCACCAACATTATATTGCTTCTTACTTAGGTATATCACCTCAATCGTTAAGTAGAATAAGAAAAAGAATTGCAAGTGATGACCATAATTAA
- a CDS encoding SDR family oxidoreductase: MENKKVLVAGATGYLGQYIVKEVIKRNYDVRVLIRNENQKKYFNNVTDFFIGEVTKPESLKGICNGIAAVYSSIGITRQKDGLTYIDVDYKGNANLLNEAKACKVSSFLYVSALNGDKLWDLKIFEAKEKFVDELKSSELNYTVIRPNGFFSDMKDFLAMAKNGKVYLFGKGNFKLNPIHGEDLAKLSVDKIGGLENEISIGGPDIFTQNELAKLALDSWNKQPSIVHLPDWMRKFTIWSLRAFTSSKTYGPIEFFLTLMAFDNEAKQYGTHHLADFFKEEVKKEKI, from the coding sequence ATGGAAAATAAAAAAGTTTTAGTTGCTGGAGCTACTGGATATTTAGGACAGTATATCGTTAAAGAAGTTATCAAAAGAAATTACGATGTTAGGGTATTAATTAGAAATGAAAATCAGAAAAAATATTTTAATAATGTTACTGATTTTTTTATTGGTGAGGTAACAAAACCAGAAAGTTTAAAAGGTATTTGTAATGGGATTGCTGCTGTTTATTCATCCATAGGGATTACCAGACAGAAAGATGGGCTCACATATATTGATGTTGATTATAAAGGAAATGCTAATTTATTAAATGAAGCCAAAGCCTGTAAAGTATCTTCTTTTTTATATGTTTCTGCTTTGAATGGAGACAAATTATGGGATCTGAAAATTTTTGAAGCAAAAGAAAAATTTGTGGATGAATTAAAATCATCAGAATTAAACTACACGGTAATTAGACCAAATGGCTTCTTTTCTGACATGAAAGATTTCTTAGCTATGGCTAAGAATGGAAAAGTGTACCTCTTTGGAAAAGGAAATTTTAAACTTAATCCCATTCATGGTGAAGATCTAGCAAAACTAAGTGTAGATAAAATTGGCGGTTTGGAAAATGAAATTTCTATTGGTGGCCCTGATATATTTACGCAAAATGAACTTGCCAAACTTGCTTTAGATAGTTGGAATAAACAACCATCAATTGTTCATTTACCAGATTGGATGAGAAAATTTACTATCTGGAGTTTAAGAGCTTTTACCTCTTCTAAAACCTATGGACCAATTGAGTTTTTCCTCACGCTTATGGCATTTGATAATGAAGCGAAGCAATACGGAACACACCATTTAGCTGACTTTTTTAAAGAAGAAGTAAAAAAAGAGAAAATTTAG
- a CDS encoding RNA methyltransferase has product MNSNFKNEYFGIGIQNGKTPENLGVLWRSAQNLGASYIFTIGNRYAKQACDTHNAVKSIPYYHYDTFDDFLKNIPVGTRIVGVELSDESEDLETFHHPRRCVYLLGAEDHGLSNQAMEKSHFLVKFNSPLSLNVSVAGSIVMYDRQLNKPRS; this is encoded by the coding sequence ATGAATTCAAATTTTAAAAATGAATACTTTGGTATCGGTATTCAAAATGGAAAAACTCCAGAGAATTTAGGTGTATTATGGCGTTCTGCTCAAAATTTAGGGGCTAGTTATATTTTTACAATTGGGAATAGGTATGCAAAGCAAGCTTGTGATACGCATAATGCAGTGAAGTCTATTCCGTATTACCATTATGATACTTTTGATGATTTCCTTAAAAATATACCTGTTGGAACACGTATAGTTGGGGTAGAACTTTCTGACGAATCTGAGGACTTAGAAACCTTTCACCACCCAAGAAGATGTGTTTATTTATTAGGTGCAGAAGATCATGGACTTTCTAATCAAGCAATGGAAAAGAGTCATTTTTTAGTGAAATTTAATTCTCCACTAAGTTTAAATGTTTCTGTTGCAGGTAGTATTGTTATGTACGATAGGCAATTGAATAAACCACGGTCTTAA
- a CDS encoding AAA family ATPase, which translates to MKKKKTILFILSGLPASGKSTLSKLIAQHYKALYLRIDTVEQGLRDLLHCKVEGEGYRLSYRIASDNLKLGLNVIADSCNPIVLTRKEWDEVAISNNAIPINIEVICSDKKEHENRVQTRSTEVENLILPTWIDIQERTFSPWEKGRILIDTSNKTITATFDELISSIDTYLANNF; encoded by the coding sequence ATGAAAAAGAAGAAAACGATTCTATTTATACTCTCTGGTTTACCTGCATCAGGAAAGTCAACTCTTTCAAAATTAATTGCTCAGCACTATAAAGCCCTATATTTAAGAATTGACACTGTTGAACAAGGTTTAAGAGATTTATTACATTGTAAAGTTGAAGGAGAAGGGTACAGACTCTCGTACAGAATAGCTAGTGATAACTTAAAACTTGGACTAAATGTGATTGCTGATTCTTGTAACCCCATAGTATTAACAAGAAAAGAATGGGATGAAGTTGCCATATCCAACAATGCAATTCCTATAAATATAGAGGTAATTTGCTCTGACAAAAAAGAACATGAAAACCGTGTACAAACAAGAAGTACAGAGGTTGAAAATTTAATTTTACCTACTTGGATAGACATACAAGAAAGAACCTTTTCACCATGGGAAAAAGGTAGAATACTAATTGATACTTCAAATAAAACGATAACTGCTACTTTTGACGAATTAATTTCTAGCATAGATACCTACCTAGCCAATAACTTTTAA
- a CDS encoding Crp/Fnr family transcriptional regulator has translation MEELIEKIKKSISLSADAEKYLYSIIKKKNVLKGDILIHQGQVVKHTYFVLDGCLRAFCIDKNGKEHTLQFAVKDWWISDFIAIYNNELATLTVECIKEATCLEFKTKDLDGIYALFPEFEAFQRRNLERHVVSLHKRILNQLQLTAAERYNLFLLQYPDIEHFTPNYHIASYLGITQQSLSRIRAEKV, from the coding sequence TTGGAAGAATTAATTGAGAAGATAAAAAAAAGTATTTCGTTAAGTGCAGATGCAGAGAAATACCTTTATTCAATTATTAAGAAAAAAAATGTTTTGAAAGGTGATATTTTAATCCATCAAGGGCAAGTAGTAAAGCACACCTATTTTGTACTTGATGGGTGTTTAAGGGCTTTCTGTATTGATAAAAATGGGAAAGAGCACACCCTACAATTTGCCGTTAAAGATTGGTGGATAAGTGATTTTATTGCCATATATAATAACGAGTTAGCTACCCTTACGGTAGAGTGTATTAAAGAAGCAACTTGCTTAGAGTTTAAGACCAAAGACCTTGATGGAATCTATGCTCTTTTTCCAGAATTTGAGGCTTTTCAACGTAGAAATTTAGAACGACATGTGGTTAGTTTACATAAACGCATTTTAAACCAATTACAATTAACCGCAGCAGAAAGATACAACCTATTTCTATTGCAATACCCAGATATAGAACATTTTACACCAAACTATCATATTGCGTCTTATTTAGGAATAACCCAACAAAGTTTAAGTAGAATTAGGGCAGAAAAGGTCTAA
- the hchA gene encoding glyoxalase III HchA, translating to MLKKLLGIAPQLEADGSYSPSKLALKLGTVDVSDFENIAYTKYQGKKSKILVIFTEQKNLKMKNGKLFSTGNHPIEALLPMMHLKNAGFDFDIATPNGKPVIFEMWAFPEKDEKVKAFYNEHTTSFEKPKKLGDFVENSFDDSDSYAAVFIPGGHGSMLGIPEDENVSKVLNWAHQNDLFTISLCHGPGSFLATTLNNQPFLYKGYKMAVFPDSVDKQTPMIGYLPGHMPFGLSENLKSLGATLVNTKSDKTVCLDRKLITGASPLASNELGKLAANTLLDALN from the coding sequence ATGCTTAAAAAATTACTTGGAATAGCTCCTCAATTAGAAGCCGATGGCTCATACAGTCCTTCAAAACTTGCTTTAAAATTAGGCACTGTAGATGTATCTGATTTCGAAAATATTGCTTACACAAAATACCAAGGTAAGAAGTCAAAAATCTTAGTCATTTTTACTGAACAGAAAAACTTAAAGATGAAAAATGGGAAATTGTTTTCTACTGGAAATCATCCGATAGAAGCCTTGTTACCTATGATGCATTTAAAAAATGCTGGATTTGATTTTGATATAGCCACCCCAAATGGTAAACCTGTCATTTTTGAAATGTGGGCATTCCCAGAAAAAGATGAAAAAGTAAAAGCATTCTATAATGAGCATACAACTAGTTTTGAAAAACCTAAAAAATTAGGCGATTTTGTTGAAAACTCATTTGATGATTCTGACTCTTATGCAGCTGTTTTTATTCCGGGTGGGCATGGTTCTATGCTTGGAATTCCTGAAGACGAAAACGTAAGTAAGGTCTTAAATTGGGCACATCAAAATGATTTATTTACGATCAGTTTATGTCATGGGCCAGGTTCTTTCTTAGCAACAACGCTAAACAACCAGCCTTTCCTTTATAAAGGTTATAAGATGGCTGTTTTTCCAGATTCAGTAGATAAACAAACACCTATGATTGGTTACCTTCCTGGACATATGCCTTTTGGCTTAAGCGAGAACTTAAAGAGCTTGGGTGCTACTCTTGTTAATACCAAATCTGATAAAACTGTTTGCCTAGATAGAAAACTTATTACTGGAGCAAGTCCTCTTGCCTCTAATGAATTAGGAAAGTTAGCAGCCAATACTTTATTAGATGCATTAAACTAG
- a CDS encoding GNAT family N-acetyltransferase gives MEIRALKNEDIDTVVELWYKVSVQAHSFISSDYWEKNKEVMATQYLPGSECYLAIKDEQIVGFVAMVEDYLAAIFVQTTMQGSGIGKNLLDFIKSKRETIQLKVYKNNLRSIQFYKHQGFSVLSESIDESTNEVESYMEWKK, from the coding sequence ATGGAAATAAGAGCGTTAAAAAATGAAGATATTGATACTGTAGTAGAGCTTTGGTACAAGGTGTCTGTACAAGCACACAGTTTTATCTCAAGTGATTATTGGGAAAAGAATAAAGAAGTTATGGCAACTCAATACTTACCGGGTTCAGAATGTTATTTAGCAATAAAAGATGAGCAAATTGTTGGATTTGTTGCGATGGTGGAAGATTACCTTGCAGCAATATTCGTTCAGACTACTATGCAAGGATCTGGTATAGGAAAAAATCTTTTAGACTTTATAAAAAGTAAAAGAGAAACAATTCAACTTAAAGTATATAAAAATAATTTAAGGAGTATTCAATTTTATAAACATCAGGGGTTCAGTGTTCTATCGGAATCAATAGATGAAAGTACTAACGAAGTGGAATCCTATATGGAATGGAAAAAGTAA
- a CDS encoding Kelch repeat-containing protein: MKTILLLLLTLVLSSSTLPVSDTLLKFDIHKKALMPSGAYDFGAEIYKGKIYTFLESTRNLKTSRNTNYRNGVVCVYDISTNKWEAINEIPKRQKGASSTIINNKIYLVGGYDSDLIQVYNIDTNEWEEDFKLPFKFHFTTVESYNNKLFIIGGYANGRDVGQSSGVQILDDVHIYNTSTKEWKKGMPYHRKASGLNSLKYKNEFYVWSKNEMFKYNPRKDTWTIFKPLMNKMQYSQEGTVLNNKFYFTNGINSGSELAKSTKKLYSYDIKSGRFDASIDDLIYGRKKNYKVFGYNNSVYILGGKNDEYEGNIAIDDLIELQIKN; the protein is encoded by the coding sequence ATGAAAACTATATTATTGCTTCTACTAACCTTGGTACTATCTTCTAGTACATTACCAGTATCTGATACATTACTAAAATTTGATATTCATAAAAAAGCCTTAATGCCATCTGGTGCTTATGATTTTGGGGCTGAAATATATAAAGGTAAGATATATACTTTTTTAGAATCCACAAGAAATCTAAAAACTAGTCGTAATACTAACTATAGAAATGGAGTTGTATGTGTTTACGACATTTCGACAAATAAATGGGAAGCCATAAATGAAATACCTAAAAGGCAAAAAGGGGCTTCTTCAACTATAATAAATAATAAAATTTATCTTGTTGGTGGTTATGATAGTGATCTTATTCAAGTGTACAATATAGATACAAATGAATGGGAAGAGGATTTTAAATTACCCTTTAAATTTCATTTCACTACGGTTGAATCTTACAATAATAAACTTTTTATAATTGGGGGATATGCAAATGGGAGAGATGTAGGCCAATCTTCTGGAGTTCAAATTTTAGATGATGTTCATATATATAATACATCAACAAAAGAATGGAAAAAAGGAATGCCGTACCATAGAAAAGCTTCGGGCCTAAATTCATTAAAATATAAGAATGAGTTTTATGTTTGGAGTAAGAATGAAATGTTTAAATATAATCCTAGAAAAGATACATGGACAATATTTAAACCTCTTATGAATAAGATGCAATACTCACAAGAAGGTACTGTTTTGAATAATAAATTTTATTTTACAAATGGTATAAATAGTGGTTCTGAATTGGCGAAATCAACAAAGAAATTATATTCTTATGATATTAAGTCAGGTAGATTTGATGCATCTATTGATGATTTGATTTATGGTAGGAAGAAGAATTATAAGGTATTTGGATACAATAATAGTGTATATATCCTTGGAGGGAAAAATGATGAATATGAAGGTAATATAGCTATTGATGATTTAATTGAACTGCAAATTAAAAACTAA
- a CDS encoding redox-active disulfide protein 2, giving the protein MRKEKTTEKLGSELKLLKTSIVILTVTILVLFIVCIFGLLTMDNNRVFISIIVVPIALSAILPSQISNMKKIKVELESINKL; this is encoded by the coding sequence ATGCGAAAAGAAAAAACAACAGAAAAATTAGGAAGTGAATTAAAATTACTTAAAACTTCAATTGTGATATTGACTGTAACTATATTAGTCCTTTTTATTGTTTGTATTTTTGGATTATTGACAATGGACAATAATAGAGTTTTCATTTCTATTATTGTTGTTCCAATTGCTTTAAGTGCAATTCTTCCGTCACAAATAAGTAATATGAAAAAAATAAAAGTAGAATTAGAATCTATAAATAAACTATAA